A DNA window from Pseudarthrobacter sp. W1I19 contains the following coding sequences:
- a CDS encoding SDR family NAD(P)-dependent oxidoreductase, producing MSSPDLTPEEIQACLKVLDTIHAYDEEHPDYVSVRRATGKMFKAVKRHRRVTKRDLISEADRAVIALTATAAPDRIDDETRGNKLAPSTTGKVAGHLIRSRPCYICKQHYTQVDAFYHQLCPECATFNHAKRDARTDLTGRRALLTGGRAKIGMYIALRLLRDGAHTTITTRFPKDAARRFAAMEDSGEWLHRLRIVGIDLRDPAQVMALTDSLNEAGPLDIIINNAAQTVRRSGNAYKPLVDAEDEPLPAALEQANGGPELVTFGHAHDKHPLALASSVTEHPVLAGDAITSLALSTGSASLERIASGTAIDAGGLVPDLATINSWTQVVDEVDPLEMLEVQLCNVTAPFLLVSRLRPAMKQSTARRKYIVNVSAMEGQFSRAYKGPGHPHTNMAKAALNMMTRTSAQEMLETDGILMTAVDTGWITDERPHFTKVRLMEEGFHAPLDLVDGAARVYDPIVMGENGEDQYGVFLKDYKPSPW from the coding sequence ATGAGCTCCCCCGATCTGACGCCTGAGGAAATCCAGGCATGCCTCAAGGTCCTCGACACGATCCACGCCTATGACGAGGAGCACCCGGACTACGTCTCGGTGCGGCGCGCCACCGGCAAGATGTTCAAGGCCGTCAAGAGGCACCGGCGGGTCACCAAACGGGACCTCATCTCCGAGGCAGACCGGGCAGTCATTGCCCTGACGGCCACCGCGGCGCCGGACCGGATCGACGACGAAACCCGCGGCAACAAGCTGGCGCCCTCCACAACCGGCAAGGTGGCCGGCCACCTCATCAGGTCCCGCCCTTGTTACATCTGCAAGCAGCACTACACCCAGGTGGATGCTTTCTACCACCAGCTGTGCCCTGAGTGCGCCACCTTCAACCACGCCAAGCGCGACGCCCGCACCGACCTGACCGGCCGCCGCGCGCTGCTCACCGGCGGACGTGCCAAGATCGGGATGTACATCGCCCTCCGGCTGCTCAGGGACGGTGCACACACCACTATTACCACCCGGTTCCCCAAGGATGCCGCGCGCCGGTTCGCCGCCATGGAGGACAGCGGTGAGTGGCTGCACCGGCTCCGGATCGTGGGCATCGATCTGCGCGACCCGGCCCAGGTCATGGCCCTGACGGACTCACTGAACGAGGCGGGCCCGCTGGATATCATCATCAACAACGCGGCCCAAACGGTGCGCCGGTCCGGCAATGCGTACAAGCCGCTGGTCGATGCCGAGGACGAGCCGCTGCCGGCGGCCCTCGAGCAGGCCAACGGCGGCCCCGAGCTGGTGACCTTCGGCCACGCACACGACAAGCACCCCCTGGCCCTGGCCAGCAGCGTCACCGAGCACCCGGTGCTCGCCGGGGATGCCATCACCTCGCTGGCGCTGTCCACCGGGTCGGCTTCGCTGGAGCGGATCGCTTCGGGAACAGCGATCGACGCCGGCGGCCTGGTGCCGGACCTGGCCACCATCAACAGCTGGACCCAGGTGGTGGACGAAGTGGATCCGCTGGAGATGCTCGAGGTCCAGCTCTGCAACGTCACGGCCCCGTTCCTGCTGGTCAGCCGGCTGCGGCCGGCGATGAAACAGTCCACGGCGCGGCGGAAGTACATCGTGAATGTCTCCGCTATGGAGGGCCAGTTCTCCCGCGCCTACAAGGGACCCGGCCACCCACATACGAACATGGCCAAAGCTGCGCTGAACATGATGACCCGGACCAGCGCGCAGGAGATGCTGGAAACCGACGGCATCCTCATGACCGCCGTGGACACTGGCTGGATCACGGACGAACGTCCCCACTTCACCAAGGTCCGGCTCATGGAAGAGGGCTTCCACGCGCCCCTGGACCTGGTGGACGGAGCCGCGCGCGTCTACGACCCCATCGTGATGGGCGAGAACGGCGAGGACCAGTACGGGGTGTTCCTCAAGGACTACAAGCCCAGCCCCTGGTAG